Below is a window of Malus domestica chromosome 13, GDT2T_hap1 DNA.
ATTACAACACTCCAGCGTTTGCTCATGAACACTTTCATAAATAGACACTGAACTTTCCAATGTCACCGCATTTCCCGTACATATATATTAGAGCAGATTGAACATAAACATTCCCACCGTGACCAAAACCCAACTTCACAACATAAGAGTGCATCTGCTTTACAAGTTCAAAATTCTCAGTCCAACTAGCTAAATTCAAAAACCCTACAAACAAAGTTAACAAACCGATCGATGGCCTCTTCTCCCAAAACTGCATCTCAGCAAATAACTCAAGCGCATCAAGTGGTAAACCATTTTCGGTGTAGACCTTCTTCGGAATAGCTTCAAATGCTTCTGTTGCATCAATCAAGCTCCCACAAGCAGAGTATAAATCCACCAGAGCATTGGCAACGAATGTATTTGATTCCACCCATCCGTCCTTAACAATGCGGCAATGCAGCTGCTTTCCTGCTTCCAAAAGCCTCCCACTACAACTTCCGAGGATCAAATAACAGTAAGTAAGCGCATTTGGA
It encodes the following:
- the LOC139190343 gene encoding pentatricopeptide repeat-containing protein At2g33760-like encodes the protein MELDGVDPNALTYCYLILGSCSGRLLEAGKQLHCRIVKDGWVESNTFVANALVDLYSACGSLIDATEAFEAIPKKVYTENGLPLDALELFAEMQFWEKRPSIGLLTLFVGFLNLASWTENFELVKQMHSYVVKLGFGHGGNVYVQSALIYMYGKCGDIGKFSVYL